The Spirosoma foliorum genome has a window encoding:
- a CDS encoding sensor histidine kinase yields the protein MSLLGQTARYLLLTALFIALVGSVGFYTLIHRKIRHEVDEILTAEVEQTELRIQHQPLSKVSDWDDNPRIEPATNSLRPHFSDIILPDSLATNEPVQIRQLQKTVSANGQLYLVTVRLPYYEFNELAREMSAGVIIGFLALMVLSVAIGLGLARRLWGPFYVTINQLGSFRLDSTTDQPFPESRVREFGLLSRSLSELTQKLRRQFSLQKQFTENASHELQTPLAVASAELDFLMQSERLNETDHTHLQRATDALSRLSQLNRSLLLLTQVENDQFSADEPLDFSALLTQYIAEYEPFFEHKNMTIERSILPAVQLHINRQLAVVLVTNLLKNAARHGGARLGETSGSVGITLTTNSLTVQNTGAPLPFADNLLFNRFVKNPARPDSTGLGLALVKQIADRYGLLLTYEYNNKSGVHSFQIGLQS from the coding sequence ATGAGTCTACTTGGTCAAACCGCCCGTTATCTACTACTGACGGCCTTGTTCATCGCACTGGTCGGCTCGGTGGGTTTTTATACGCTTATCCACCGAAAAATTCGTCACGAAGTTGATGAGATTCTAACGGCAGAAGTAGAACAAACCGAACTGCGAATTCAACACCAACCACTCAGCAAAGTTTCGGATTGGGACGATAACCCACGCATTGAACCTGCCACCAACTCCTTACGGCCCCATTTTAGTGATATTATTCTGCCGGATTCATTAGCTACAAATGAACCGGTTCAGATTCGCCAACTCCAGAAAACTGTGTCGGCAAACGGCCAGCTATATTTAGTAACGGTTCGATTACCCTACTACGAGTTCAACGAACTGGCTCGTGAGATGTCGGCCGGAGTCATTATTGGTTTTCTGGCGCTAATGGTCTTATCAGTAGCCATTGGTTTGGGGTTAGCCCGTCGGTTATGGGGACCATTCTATGTCACCATCAACCAGCTTGGCAGCTTCCGGCTCGACAGTACAACAGATCAACCCTTCCCGGAAAGTCGCGTTCGGGAGTTTGGTTTGCTTAGTCGCTCCCTGAGTGAACTGACGCAGAAACTGCGTCGGCAATTTTCGTTGCAGAAACAGTTTACCGAAAACGCATCGCACGAACTGCAAACCCCACTGGCGGTGGCTTCGGCAGAATTGGACTTCCTGATGCAATCGGAACGGCTCAATGAAACGGATCACACACACCTGCAACGGGCAACAGACGCACTTAGTCGGCTGAGTCAACTGAACCGTTCGTTACTGCTGCTCACCCAGGTTGAAAATGACCAGTTTTCAGCCGATGAACCGCTGGATTTTAGTGCCCTGTTGACGCAGTACATTGCGGAGTATGAGCCATTTTTCGAGCACAAAAACATGACCATCGAACGGTCGATTTTACCAGCCGTACAGTTGCACATTAATCGACAACTGGCGGTTGTACTGGTCACTAATCTACTAAAAAATGCGGCCCGTCATGGAGGTGCCCGGCTGGGAGAAACTAGCGGTTCTGTCGGAATTACGTTAACGACAAATTCCCTCACGGTTCAAAACACGGGTGCCCCTCTCCCATTCGCCGACAATCTATTATTCAATCGGTTCGTCAAAAATCCTGCCCGCCCAGACTCAACAGGGCTAGGTTTAGCGTTAGTGAAACAGATTGCGGATCGGTACGGCTTGTTGCTAACGTATGAGTACAACAACAAAAGCGGAGTGCATTCATTTCAAATAGGATTACAATCGTAG
- a CDS encoding response regulator transcription factor, protein MKILLVEDEPDLQKAVCHYLEGEGYIVTTADTYWQATEKAHDYDYDCVIVDLMLPGGNGLDLVRALKKRQSTAGIIVITAKDALADKLTGLDAGADDYLTKPFHLPELNARLRSVLRRRLFGGQAYVQAGELTLWPDQQRVSIHDTDIKLTGKEYELLLFLVTNADRLLSKSAIAEHVWGDAMDAADSHEFLYTHVKNLRRKLINAGCPDYIQTRYGAGYVFSTRAS, encoded by the coding sequence ATGAAAATTCTCTTAGTCGAAGACGAACCGGACTTACAGAAGGCGGTTTGCCACTATCTGGAAGGCGAAGGCTATATCGTTACGACTGCCGATACCTATTGGCAGGCCACGGAGAAAGCGCATGATTATGACTACGATTGTGTAATCGTCGACTTAATGCTTCCGGGCGGCAACGGCCTTGACCTGGTCCGTGCGCTCAAAAAGCGGCAATCTACGGCGGGCATCATTGTCATAACGGCGAAAGATGCGCTGGCCGACAAACTGACGGGCCTCGATGCCGGAGCCGATGACTACCTGACGAAGCCCTTTCACTTACCCGAGTTAAATGCCCGATTACGGTCTGTACTCCGCCGACGGCTGTTTGGTGGTCAGGCATACGTACAGGCGGGTGAACTTACCCTCTGGCCCGATCAGCAACGGGTGAGTATTCACGATACGGATATTAAGTTGACAGGAAAAGAATACGAGTTATTACTCTTTCTGGTCACGAATGCCGACCGGCTCCTATCGAAATCCGCCATTGCCGAACACGTTTGGGGTGATGCGATGGATGCCGCCGATTCGCACGAGTTCCTCTACACGCACGTCAAGAATCTACGTCGGAAGCTCATTAACGCGGGTTGTCCTGATTATATCCAGACGCGTTATGGGGCTGGCTATGTTTTCTCCACCCGAGCGTCATGA